In a genomic window of Gloeocapsa sp. PCC 73106:
- the ligA gene encoding NAD-dependent DNA ligase LigA gives MEPTASVRNKLEQLRRSLSTAAHAYYVLDNPIMEDSIYDQLYRELQALETQYPELVTPDSPTQRVGDRPASQFSSVNHNIPLYSLENAFNLEELSQWQSKLLRQLNLEELAYVCELKIDGAALALTYEEGILTRGATRGDGKTGEEITQNIRTIRSIPLRLNLDSPPPRLEVRGEAFIPLITFAQINAQRQAQGESLFANPRNATAGTLRQLDPKIVASRNLSFFAYTLHLPDFSQGDSLDYLERLGFLVNPHRRLCPSLENVAAYYQDWESQRQNLPYLTDGVVVKVNDYQIQKTLGFTHKFPRWAIALKYPPQTIPTRVKEIIVNVGRTGAITPLAVMEPVQLGGTTVQRATLHNADRLAELDVRVGDTIILQKAGEIIPEILRVIPELRPPESIPYQMPTHCPECNSVLLSDPTRCVNSTCPGIVRGSLAHWASSAALDIRGLGEKVIISLVNNGLVKSIPDLYQLTVTEVASLERFGTKSATKLIEAIAQSKTQPWSRVLYGLGIPHVGVVISQLLTEHFPDAERLSSASVTTISSIYGIGPEIAEAIVAWFSRGDHQNLLQALEAAGLNLQSVNIAPKTQNLAGKTFVITGILPNLTRTEAEALIKQGGGKVSSSVTQKTDYIVVGENPGTKLAKAQQLNIPQISTDDLLKLM, from the coding sequence ATGGAACCCACAGCATCCGTCAGAAACAAACTAGAACAACTCAGGCGATCGCTCTCAACAGCAGCCCACGCTTACTACGTACTCGATAACCCGATTATGGAAGACTCCATTTACGATCAACTGTATCGGGAACTTCAGGCGTTAGAAACACAATACCCCGAACTAGTTACCCCCGACAGTCCTACCCAAAGGGTGGGAGACCGACCAGCGAGTCAATTTAGCTCTGTTAATCATAATATCCCTCTTTACAGTTTGGAAAACGCTTTTAATTTGGAAGAGTTATCTCAATGGCAAAGCAAATTACTACGTCAACTAAATTTAGAGGAATTAGCCTACGTTTGTGAGTTGAAAATTGATGGCGCAGCTTTGGCTTTAACCTACGAAGAGGGGATACTGACGCGAGGTGCTACGCGAGGTGACGGCAAAACCGGGGAAGAGATCACCCAAAACATCCGCACCATACGCTCGATTCCCCTACGTCTAAATCTAGATTCACCTCCACCGCGATTAGAAGTCAGAGGAGAGGCTTTTATCCCCCTCATAACTTTTGCACAGATCAACGCCCAGCGACAAGCTCAAGGAGAATCTCTATTCGCTAATCCTCGTAACGCTACAGCGGGAACTCTACGACAATTAGACCCGAAAATAGTCGCATCAAGAAACTTGAGTTTTTTTGCTTATACCCTGCATCTCCCCGACTTTTCTCAAGGGGATTCCCTCGATTATTTGGAACGTTTGGGCTTTTTAGTCAATCCCCATCGTCGTCTCTGTCCTTCTTTAGAAAATGTCGCTGCTTACTATCAAGATTGGGAAAGTCAAAGACAAAACTTACCCTATCTCACCGATGGTGTTGTCGTAAAAGTTAACGATTACCAGATACAAAAGACTTTGGGTTTTACTCATAAATTCCCTCGCTGGGCGATCGCTCTCAAATATCCTCCTCAAACCATCCCTACTCGAGTTAAGGAAATTATCGTTAATGTGGGTCGCACGGGTGCAATTACCCCTCTAGCGGTGATGGAACCAGTACAATTAGGAGGAACCACCGTACAAAGGGCGACTTTACACAACGCCGATCGCTTAGCAGAACTAGATGTGAGAGTAGGGGATACAATAATATTACAAAAAGCTGGAGAAATTATCCCAGAAATCCTCAGGGTTATACCAGAGTTAAGACCCCCGGAAAGCATACCCTATCAAATGCCTACCCATTGTCCTGAATGTAACTCAGTTTTACTCTCTGATCCTACTCGTTGCGTCAATAGTACCTGTCCGGGGATTGTAAGGGGTAGTTTAGCCCACTGGGCTTCAAGTGCTGCTCTAGATATCCGGGGTTTAGGGGAAAAAGTCATCATCTCCCTGGTTAATAACGGATTGGTTAAATCTATTCCTGATCTCTATCAACTCACAGTAACAGAAGTAGCTTCTCTAGAACGTTTCGGAACCAAATCAGCAACCAAGTTAATCGAAGCGATCGCCCAATCTAAAACCCAACCCTGGTCACGTGTACTCTATGGTTTGGGTATTCCCCACGTGGGAGTGGTTATTTCCCAACTTCTCACGGAGCATTTTCCTGACGCAGAACGGTTATCTAGCGCTTCTGTGACTACTATTTCCAGTATCTACGGTATTGGTCCAGAGATAGCAGAGGCGATCGTCGCTTGGTTTAGTCGAGGCGATCATCAAAATCTACTGCAAGCTTTAGAAGCAGCGGGATTAAACCTACAGTCAGTCAATATTGCTCCTAAAACCCAAAATTTAGCGGGAAAAACTTTCGTTATTACTGGAATCCTCCCTAATCTCACCCGAACTGAAGCGGAAGCCTTAATTAAGCAAGGGGGAGGTAAAGTAAGTAGTTCCGTGACTCAAAAAACTGACTATATAGTTGTTGGGGAAAATCCCGGTACTAAACTAGCTAAAGCTCAACAGCTCAATATACCCCAAATCAGCACTGATGACCTACTTAAACTAATGTAA
- the map gene encoding type I methionyl aminopeptidase — translation MGSDTLTLLSTREIAKMRQAGKLAAELLNHLEAMVKPGVSTLAIDEEAEKWTQKHGAKSAPLGYHGYPKSICTSVNEVICHGIPNAKQILKDGDIINIDVTPIVDGYHGDTSKTFFVGTPSPIAKKLVEVTEECLNRGIAAVKPGGKIGDIGAAIQEYAESQGFSVVRDFVGHGVNRIFHTEPQIPHYGIRGKGKRIRPGMVFTIEPMINEGTWEAIILKDGWTAVTKDRKLSAQFEHTLAVTSEGVQILTLP, via the coding sequence ATGGGCAGCGATACACTAACCTTACTTTCAACTCGAGAAATCGCCAAAATGCGTCAAGCGGGAAAACTAGCCGCGGAACTGTTGAATCATCTCGAAGCAATGGTAAAACCAGGGGTTAGTACCCTAGCAATAGACGAAGAAGCAGAAAAATGGACGCAAAAACACGGGGCGAAAAGCGCACCCTTGGGTTATCATGGCTACCCCAAATCTATCTGTACTAGCGTTAACGAAGTCATCTGTCATGGAATTCCCAACGCCAAACAAATTCTCAAAGACGGAGACATTATTAATATCGACGTGACGCCGATTGTCGACGGTTATCACGGTGATACCTCCAAAACCTTTTTTGTGGGAACACCCTCCCCTATTGCTAAAAAATTAGTAGAAGTGACCGAAGAATGCTTAAATCGAGGTATAGCCGCGGTGAAACCTGGAGGTAAAATAGGAGATATCGGCGCAGCAATACAAGAATATGCAGAGTCCCAAGGATTCTCAGTAGTTAGAGATTTTGTCGGACACGGGGTAAACCGCATCTTCCATACCGAACCCCAGATACCCCATTACGGAATTAGAGGAAAAGGAAAACGAATACGTCCGGGAATGGTGTTCACCATCGAACCAATGATCAACGAAGGAACTTGGGAAGCGATAATACTCAAGGATGGTTGGACAGCGGTGACCAAAGATCGCAAACTCTCAGCTCAATTTGAACATACCTTAGCCGTTACTAGCGAGGGAGTGCAGATTCTCACTTTACCCTAA
- a CDS encoding ABC transporter ATP-binding protein, whose amino-acid sequence MMKAIACYGLTKRFDRYKAVNDVHLEIAEGEVYGLIGPNGAGKTTLIRMLVAAEEPTTGEIYLKGELLQRDDHNAQLKQQIGYLPDDFPLYEDLSVWDYLDYFARLYHLRQPQRRRRLQEVLELIQLTSKRHSAIATLSRGMKQRLSLARTIIHEPSVLFLDEPVSGLDPIARKQFREIIKVLQQAGMTILISSHVLSDLAELCTSVGIMELGYLVESASLSELYQRLARQQIIVSTLGDLDELKLQLRQNSLVEEWEILPPPGTLKVYFSGTANDSAELLRSLITAELPISNFQCTNEDLETIFLKLGHKQAS is encoded by the coding sequence ATGATGAAAGCCATTGCCTGTTATGGGCTAACTAAACGATTTGATCGCTATAAAGCTGTCAACGATGTCCATTTGGAAATAGCTGAAGGGGAAGTCTATGGTTTAATTGGTCCTAATGGTGCGGGTAAAACTACCCTAATTAGGATGTTAGTCGCTGCTGAAGAACCTACTACCGGAGAAATTTATCTGAAGGGTGAATTACTACAAAGAGATGATCATAACGCCCAACTCAAGCAGCAAATTGGTTATCTTCCCGACGATTTCCCTCTCTATGAGGATTTGAGCGTCTGGGATTATTTGGATTATTTCGCCAGGTTATATCATTTGCGACAACCTCAACGCCGTCGTCGCTTACAAGAAGTTCTAGAATTGATTCAGTTGACTAGTAAACGTCACAGTGCGATCGCCACTCTTTCTCGCGGGATGAAACAACGTCTCAGTTTGGCTAGAACCATTATTCATGAACCGAGTGTTCTTTTTTTAGATGAACCGGTGTCGGGTTTGGATCCGATCGCCCGTAAGCAATTCCGCGAAATTATTAAGGTTTTGCAACAAGCGGGAATGACGATTCTAATTTCTTCTCACGTTCTCAGTGATTTAGCGGAACTGTGCACCTCTGTAGGTATCATGGAACTGGGTTACTTAGTAGAAAGTGCGTCCTTGTCGGAACTATATCAACGTTTAGCTCGTCAACAAATCATCGTTTCTACTCTTGGAGATTTGGATGAGCTTAAGTTACAATTACGTCAAAATAGTTTAGTAGAGGAATGGGAAATCCTGCCACCTCCTGGTACTCTCAAGGTTTATTTTAGCGGAACCGCCAATGATAGCGCCGAATTACTACGTTCTTTGATCACCGCTGAACTCCCCATTAGTAATTTCCAATGTACCAATGAGGATTTAGAGACTATTTTCTTAAAACTGGGACACAAACAAGCATCTTAG
- a CDS encoding ABC transporter permease: MYLLNQIGEWNPQLLRELKGRLTPINIAIVTAISLIGQVIVFLYYISLLPSYEGWNRYCSTAESCFQNLKGEWVIIKELWWLDIFIALSIIGIFILLVGGTYLLVTDVANEEKKGTLDFVRMSPTKTTTIFLGKILGVPILIYALAMLAAPLHWFSGLKAGIPWALILGYYAVLVASLFCCYSLAVLYSLISSKLEGFQPWLASGGVLVLTSIVAVWVGSRHFEPGRNMVDWLLLFYPGTALHYLVKATFLAPDTVGYLDLNNLAQLYWYGKPVMGQVITGITLMLFNYALWSYWTWLGIRRRFYNPQGTVLTKRHSYWLSFSFIVMTLGLTLQEELWPNGVNHFAVLQLANLVFCWILIAMLTPQGQILQDWARYRHQQSQNKRNLLRDLCLGEKSPAVLAIAINLGITTLYIIPSVFLLVQSEARLPILAGWLLSANLALISALLVQLWLQTHNPKRAIWAIANLGVVTVIPLMGFAWLQIEPHQKPGLWLFSILPTLGTGMAGGLTIVLACLTQWLAIALLTGTMTYRLTKVGESDTKILTATK; encoded by the coding sequence ATGTATTTACTCAATCAAATTGGAGAATGGAACCCTCAATTATTACGCGAACTAAAAGGGAGACTCACTCCGATTAATATCGCTATCGTTACGGCTATTTCTCTAATTGGTCAAGTTATTGTTTTTTTGTACTATATAAGTTTGCTACCCAGCTACGAAGGATGGAATCGTTACTGTAGTACAGCAGAATCTTGTTTCCAGAACTTAAAGGGTGAATGGGTAATCATTAAAGAACTCTGGTGGCTAGATATATTTATCGCGCTGAGTATTATAGGAATATTTATCTTATTGGTGGGAGGAACTTATCTCTTGGTGACTGATGTAGCCAATGAGGAAAAAAAGGGTACTCTCGATTTCGTGCGTATGAGTCCCACGAAAACCACTACTATTTTTCTGGGGAAAATCCTAGGTGTGCCGATACTAATCTACGCTCTAGCTATGTTAGCAGCACCTCTGCACTGGTTTAGTGGCTTGAAAGCGGGTATTCCTTGGGCGTTAATCCTGGGGTACTACGCAGTTTTAGTAGCAAGTTTGTTCTGCTGTTACAGTCTGGCGGTGCTGTATAGTTTAATTAGCTCTAAATTAGAAGGTTTTCAACCCTGGTTGGCTAGTGGTGGGGTTTTGGTGTTGACTAGCATAGTAGCAGTTTGGGTGGGAAGTCGTCATTTTGAACCGGGAAGAAATATGGTTGACTGGTTACTGCTATTTTATCCCGGTACGGCTCTACACTATCTGGTAAAAGCTACGTTTTTAGCCCCAGACACAGTAGGGTATTTGGACTTAAATAACTTAGCTCAGTTATATTGGTACGGAAAACCAGTTATGGGACAGGTTATTACAGGCATAACTCTAATGCTATTTAATTATGCCCTATGGAGTTACTGGACTTGGTTGGGTATTAGACGCCGTTTTTACAATCCCCAAGGGACAGTATTAACTAAACGTCATAGTTATTGGCTTAGCTTTAGTTTTATTGTAATGACTTTGGGTTTGACTCTACAAGAAGAATTATGGCCCAACGGAGTCAACCATTTTGCGGTACTACAATTAGCTAATTTGGTGTTTTGCTGGATTTTAATAGCGATGTTAACTCCCCAAGGGCAAATTTTACAAGATTGGGCCCGTTATCGTCATCAACAATCCCAAAACAAGCGTAATCTGTTGAGGGATTTGTGCTTAGGAGAAAAAAGCCCCGCTGTTTTAGCGATCGCTATTAATCTGGGTATCACCACTCTCTACATCATTCCTTCTGTTTTCTTACTAGTACAAAGTGAAGCGCGACTCCCCATACTAGCGGGTTGGTTACTCAGCGCCAATTTAGCTCTAATTAGTGCGTTACTGGTACAGTTATGGTTACAAACGCACAATCCCAAGCGCGCAATCTGGGCGATCGCTAATCTAGGTGTAGTAACAGTAATACCTCTAATGGGCTTTGCTTGGCTGCAAATAGAACCACACCAGAAACCAGGGCTATGGTTATTCTCCATACTACCAACCCTAGGGACAGGAATGGCAGGAGGCTTGACGATAGTTTTAGCTTGTTTAACTCAATGGTTGGCGATCGCTCTCTTGACGGGAACAATGACTTACAGACTCACTAAAGTAGGAGAGTCAGACACGAAAATCTTAACTGCAACTAAATAA
- the gltX gene encoding glutamate--tRNA ligase translates to MTVRVRIAPSPTGNLHIGTARTAVFNWLFARHHGGTFILRIEDTDTERSRSEYTENIKSGLQWLGLDWDEGPYFQSQRLDLYRQGIQTLLDQGLAYRCYCTSTELEELRERQKALKLAPRYDNRHRDLKEEDRAKYEAEGRKAVIRFKIEDDRTIVWQDQIRGKVVWKGSDLGGDMVIARTPENATEAFGQPLYNLAVVLDDIDMCITHIIRGEDHIANTAKQILLYEALGATVPEFAHSPLILNSEGRKLSKRDGVTSIDDFRQLGFLPQAMANYMTLLGWTPPDSTQEIFSLDQAASTFTLERVNSAGAKFDWAKLDWLNSQYLHQLPPEELVDLLIPYWQEAGYQFDPVGDRPWLIQLSALIGPSLTRLPDAIKESHLLFGEKVTLDEETSVFLQQSEAQEVIKAVVQALEATTTFTEVEAKEIIDNVTKTQKVKKGLVMRSLRAGLMGELHGPDLIQSWLLLHQKTWDKTRLLQH, encoded by the coding sequence ATGACAGTTAGAGTCAGAATAGCACCGAGTCCTACAGGAAACTTACACATTGGAACCGCCAGAACAGCGGTATTTAACTGGTTGTTCGCCCGTCACCACGGGGGTACATTTATCCTGAGAATCGAAGATACCGATACGGAGCGATCGCGCTCGGAATATACCGAGAATATTAAATCAGGTCTACAGTGGTTGGGTTTAGACTGGGATGAGGGTCCCTATTTTCAATCTCAACGTCTTGACTTATATCGTCAGGGAATCCAAACGCTTCTAGATCAGGGTTTAGCCTATCGCTGTTATTGCACATCCACTGAGTTAGAAGAGTTGCGAGAACGCCAAAAAGCCCTAAAACTAGCCCCCCGTTACGATAACCGTCATCGGGATTTGAAGGAGGAAGATCGGGCTAAATATGAAGCCGAGGGCAGAAAAGCAGTCATTCGCTTTAAAATAGAAGACGATCGCACTATAGTTTGGCAAGACCAAATTAGGGGTAAAGTAGTCTGGAAAGGAAGCGATCTCGGCGGTGATATGGTGATCGCTCGTACTCCAGAAAACGCAACAGAGGCTTTTGGTCAACCCCTTTATAACTTAGCGGTAGTCTTAGATGATATCGATATGTGTATTACTCACATAATCCGTGGTGAAGATCATATCGCTAACACCGCCAAACAAATACTGCTATACGAAGCTCTTGGCGCTACAGTACCAGAATTTGCTCATAGTCCTCTCATTCTCAACAGCGAGGGACGTAAACTCTCTAAACGCGACGGGGTAACCTCCATCGATGATTTTCGTCAACTGGGTTTTCTCCCCCAAGCTATGGCTAACTATATGACTCTGTTGGGTTGGACTCCTCCCGATTCTACCCAAGAAATCTTTAGTTTAGACCAAGCCGCGTCTACATTTACCCTCGAAAGAGTCAATAGTGCGGGGGCTAAATTCGATTGGGCTAAATTAGATTGGCTCAACAGTCAGTATCTCCATCAGCTACCACCAGAGGAATTAGTAGATTTATTGATTCCCTATTGGCAAGAAGCGGGTTATCAGTTTGATCCGGTAGGCGATCGCCCTTGGTTGATTCAATTAAGTGCCTTGATTGGACCTAGTTTAACTCGTCTTCCTGACGCGATTAAAGAAAGTCATCTCTTATTTGGTGAGAAAGTAACTCTAGATGAGGAAACTTCAGTCTTTCTGCAACAAAGCGAAGCCCAAGAAGTGATCAAGGCTGTCGTACAAGCTTTAGAAGCCACCACTACCTTTACTGAAGTCGAAGCCAAGGAAATAATCGATAACGTTACCAAAACCCAAAAAGTTAAAAAGGGGTTAGTCATGCGTTCTCTTCGGGCAGGTTTAATGGGAGAATTACATGGTCCTGATTTGATTCAATCCTGGTTACTACTCCATCAAAAAACCTGGGATAAAACGCGCTTGCTTCAACACTAG
- a CDS encoding metallophosphoesterase produces the protein MVVQGSNTSTIDLTEVFRADRLPESALRYTIVENSNPAVVTASNLEEGLVLEYGEIGFSDLAIEAQDTRGNSVIDKFRIWVTGEQAFTIAILPDTQNYTSNPELNQTFFNMTQWLVDNQENLNLDFVIHVGDITDDNLVPQWDEVAEPAMRLLDGIIPYSVLPGNHDIGPGGTSSIRTTELYNRAFPVTRYQRTETFGGVYDVEPRRYDNNYHQFTAPDGTQWLIISLEFGPRDDVLRWANDVIAAHPNHRVIMATHDQMSFDTRHDPLNLPLVDEGAGTQYGLGRDPQGANDGESTWQEFLRKHPNISFTFNGHIFGDGAETQVAYGDYGNPVYQMLVNYQNGVSTEITGNGDESRGGNGGNGALRLLTIDPTENRFSTATYFVNFDEYLTGYRVQPELDRDGLTGPYRGHQDVFENVYLGPPQELSKANAGEDQVVNTNDVTLDGTASRNESDSELNYQWFDGSGNLIATGATPDVILPVGKHNLTLQITDGEGVVNQDEVLIAVRDENTLLWADFNDGSLVGWSPDEAISLEELTEFGLLDIANDEAQVMSFPATTPNQGYLFKPNTSGAEYINKYTLIFDLFVPSTSIMESGWLSLLQTDVSNSNDAELFIRQTSANTGGIGISGEYEGNVTFDEWHRIAVTFDLPTSTLSKYIDGVKVGTQTLSEGRNGRWAIKRDDGALLFADENNETAAGFTSSIFLREKVLTDAEIAQLGTPEADGIATQSQRVNNATQFDFTSSNLDSSFGLGTLNYQDTTSPTGTWLIQGTVFSRPEAEDREGRLIERSDSLTQSLYWNNPEALSWQNYVFDVTVLSTDDDAIGVLFYYQDSQNHYKLILDTENNERTLVKVKDGQETILASQAKGYPFNLDLELRIAITGNQIIPTLDGQNIFDEAIVDAVDPLTQGTIGLYSQNQEYSSFDNIMVNPVTLTANAGVNQRLADVDGDGLVAVELNAENSFSLAEIQSYSWSIENEILATGENTTANLPVGDNLVTLTLEDREGNVSVDQVQIAVYPQTDVLLWEDFQDGEFSDWTVEDEGEFDGPSAWEVSEDRLMQSSNINSRQLQWSGASNSDVWQRGWSPLGDGWMTLRQGTYAYYNSPEAVNWRDYSLEATVANEDNEGIGVLFYYQDPDNYYKLELDANQRFTQLFQRVDGVETTLARSRNHYALNTDTHLRVDIDDNRISAWMDGERIFNNPIEDRQLTEGTVALYSWGSQGASFDDITVLDLNSANSVFA, from the coding sequence ATGGTTGTCCAAGGGAGCAATACTTCAACTATTGACTTAACGGAGGTATTTAGAGCCGATAGATTGCCAGAATCAGCGCTTCGGTACACAATTGTAGAAAATAGCAATCCAGCGGTAGTAACAGCTAGTAATTTAGAGGAAGGACTAGTTTTAGAATACGGAGAAATAGGCTTTTCTGACCTAGCTATTGAAGCACAAGATACTCGAGGCAATAGCGTAATAGATAAATTTCGAATTTGGGTAACGGGAGAACAAGCGTTTACTATCGCTATTTTACCAGATACTCAAAACTACACAAGTAACCCTGAGTTAAACCAAACTTTCTTTAATATGACTCAGTGGTTAGTGGACAATCAAGAAAATCTCAATCTTGATTTTGTGATTCACGTTGGTGATATTACCGATGATAATCTTGTTCCCCAATGGGACGAAGTAGCTGAACCTGCGATGAGACTACTAGATGGGATTATTCCTTACTCAGTTTTACCAGGTAATCATGATATCGGTCCAGGAGGTACTTCGAGTATTAGAACCACAGAACTATACAATCGAGCCTTTCCCGTAACTCGTTATCAAAGAACTGAAACCTTTGGCGGTGTCTATGATGTTGAACCAAGACGTTATGACAATAACTATCACCAATTTACTGCTCCCGATGGTACCCAGTGGCTAATTATCTCATTGGAATTTGGTCCTAGAGATGATGTACTCCGGTGGGCAAATGACGTAATCGCAGCCCACCCAAATCACCGAGTAATCATGGCTACTCACGACCAGATGAGCTTTGATACCAGACATGACCCATTGAATCTACCTCTAGTGGATGAAGGTGCTGGAACTCAATACGGGTTAGGTAGGGATCCTCAAGGAGCTAACGATGGGGAAAGCACTTGGCAAGAATTTCTCCGCAAACATCCCAATATTAGCTTTACTTTCAACGGTCATATTTTTGGAGATGGAGCTGAAACTCAAGTTGCCTATGGAGATTATGGTAATCCCGTTTACCAAATGCTGGTTAACTATCAAAATGGTGTGTCCACAGAAATCACGGGTAACGGGGATGAGTCTCGAGGTGGTAATGGTGGTAACGGTGCTCTACGCCTATTAACGATAGATCCTACGGAAAATCGCTTTTCTACTGCTACTTATTTTGTTAATTTTGACGAGTATTTAACGGGTTATCGCGTTCAACCTGAATTAGACCGGGATGGGCTTACAGGTCCCTATCGTGGTCACCAGGATGTATTTGAAAATGTTTATCTTGGTCCTCCTCAGGAACTATCTAAAGCTAACGCAGGTGAGGATCAGGTCGTAAATACTAACGACGTTACCCTAGATGGTACAGCTTCACGAAATGAAAGCGATTCTGAATTAAATTATCAGTGGTTCGATGGGAGTGGTAATCTCATTGCCACAGGTGCAACCCCAGATGTAATTCTTCCGGTAGGAAAACATAATCTTACCCTGCAAATCACAGACGGCGAAGGAGTGGTTAATCAAGATGAAGTCTTGATAGCGGTTAGAGACGAAAATACCCTATTGTGGGCAGATTTTAACGATGGTAGCTTAGTAGGCTGGTCCCCAGATGAGGCAATTAGCCTAGAAGAGTTAACCGAGTTTGGGTTACTTGATATTGCCAATGATGAGGCGCAAGTAATGAGCTTTCCTGCTACAACTCCTAACCAAGGCTATTTATTCAAGCCGAATACTAGTGGTGCCGAATATATCAATAAATATACCCTTATCTTTGATTTATTCGTACCTAGCACTAGCATTATGGAGAGTGGTTGGTTGAGTTTACTACAAACCGATGTTAGCAACTCTAATGACGCTGAACTATTTATTCGTCAAACTTCAGCAAATACAGGGGGAATTGGCATTAGTGGTGAGTACGAAGGAAATGTAACTTTTGATGAATGGCATCGTATTGCTGTTACCTTTGATTTGCCTACCAGTACTCTTAGTAAGTATATCGATGGAGTAAAAGTTGGGACTCAAACTCTCTCAGAAGGAAGAAATGGACGCTGGGCGATCAAACGAGATGATGGCGCTCTATTATTTGCTGATGAAAATAACGAAACTGCAGCGGGCTTTACTAGTAGTATTTTCTTGAGAGAAAAAGTACTAACCGATGCTGAAATCGCTCAGTTAGGAACACCAGAAGCTGATGGTATTGCCACTCAATCTCAAAGAGTCAACAATGCTACTCAATTTGATTTTACTAGCAGTAATCTTGATTCTAGCTTTGGTCTGGGTACTTTGAATTACCAGGATACGACATCGCCTACAGGAACCTGGCTAATTCAAGGAACCGTATTTTCTCGTCCTGAAGCGGAAGATCGCGAAGGTAGACTGATAGAGCGATCAGATTCTTTAACTCAATCTCTCTATTGGAATAATCCAGAGGCTTTATCTTGGCAAAACTATGTATTTGATGTCACTGTGCTGTCTACGGATGATGATGCGATCGGAGTATTATTCTACTATCAAGATTCACAAAATCACTATAAGCTAATTTTAGATACCGAAAACAATGAGCGTACTCTTGTTAAGGTTAAAGATGGTCAGGAGACGATTTTAGCTAGTCAAGCTAAAGGTTATCCTTTTAACCTGGATCTGGAATTGAGAATAGCGATCACAGGTAACCAAATTATCCCTACTCTTGACGGTCAAAATATTTTTGACGAAGCGATCGTTGACGCAGTAGATCCACTTACTCAGGGTACCATTGGGCTATACTCTCAAAATCAAGAGTATTCTAGTTTTGATAACATCATGGTCAATCCAGTGACACTCACCGCTAACGCTGGAGTAAACCAACGCTTAGCGGATGTGGATGGAGATGGCTTAGTTGCTGTGGAATTAAATGCTGAAAATTCCTTTTCCCTAGCTGAGATTCAATCTTACAGTTGGTCCATCGAGAATGAGATATTAGCAACAGGTGAAAACACTACGGCTAATTTACCAGTAGGCGATAATCTAGTCACACTGACATTAGAAGATAGGGAGGGTAATGTTAGCGTTGATCAGGTCCAAATTGCTGTATATCCTCAAACAGACGTTTTACTCTGGGAAGATTTTCAAGATGGTGAGTTTTCTGATTGGACGGTGGAAGATGAAGGAGAATTCGATGGACCTTCTGCTTGGGAAGTTTCCGAGGATCGCCTGATGCAATCTTCCAATATTAATAGTCGTCAGTTACAATGGTCTGGTGCTAGCAATAGTGATGTTTGGCAACGTGGCTGGAGTCCTCTGGGAGATGGCTGGATGACCTTACGTCAAGGTACTTATGCTTATTACAATTCCCCTGAAGCTGTTAACTGGCGCGATTACTCCCTAGAAGCTACTGTCGCTAATGAGGATAACGAAGGAATTGGCGTTCTATTTTATTATCAAGATCCAGACAACTACTATAAACTAGAGCTGGATGCTAACCAACGATTTACTCAACTTTTCCAGCGTGTTGATGGCGTGGAGACCACTTTAGCCCGCTCTCGCAATCACTACGCTCTCAATACCGATACCCATTTACGAGTTGATATCGACGATAACCGGATTTCAGCTTGGATGGATGGTGAGCGTATTTTTAATAACCCCATCGAAGATCGTCAACTCACAGAAGGAACCGTCGCGTTATATTCCTGGGGAAGTCAGGGAGCAAGTTTTGACGACATCACAGTTCTTGATTTAAATAGCGCTAATTCAGTTTTTGCTTAG